A part of Dasypus novemcinctus isolate mDasNov1 chromosome 5, mDasNov1.1.hap2, whole genome shotgun sequence genomic DNA contains:
- the KBTBD2 gene encoding kelch repeat and BTB domain-containing protein 2, which yields MSTQDERQINTEYAVSLLEQLKLFYEQQLFTDIVLIVEGTEFPCHKMVLATCSSYFRAMFMSGLSESKQTHVHLRNVDAATLQIIITYAYTGNLAINDSTVEQLYETACFLQVEDVLQRCREYLIKKINAENCVRLLSFADLFSCEELKQSAKRMVEHKFTAVYHQEAFLQLSHDLLVDILSSDNLNVEKEETVREAAMLWLEYNTESRSQYLSSVLSQIRIDALSEVTQRAWFQGLPPNDKSVVVQGLYKSMPKFFKPRLGMTKEEMMIFIEASSENPCSLYSSVCYSPQAEKVYKLCSPPADLHKVGTVVTPDNDIYIAGGQVPLKNTKTNHSKTSKLQTAFRTVNCFYWFDAQQNTWFPKTPMLFVRIKPSLVCCEGYIYAIGGDSVGGELNRRTVERYDTEKDEWTMVSPLPCAWQWSAAVVVHDCIYVMTLNLMYCYFPRSDSWVEMAMRQTSRSFASAAAFGDKIFYIGGLHIATNSGIRLPSGTVDGSSVTVEIYDVNKNEWKMAANIPAKRYSDPCVRAVVISNSLCVFMRETHLNERAKYVTYQYDLELDRWSLRQHISERVLWDLGRDFRCTVGKLYPSCLEESPWKPPTYLFSPDGTEEFELDGEMVALPPV from the exons ATGTCCACTCAAGACGAGAGGCAGATCAATACTGAGTATGCTGTGTCCTTGTTGGAACAGTTAAAACTGTTTTATGAACAGCAGTTGTTTACTGACATAGTGTTAATTGTTGAGGGCACTGAATTCCCTTGTCATAAGATGGTTCTTGCAACATGTAGCTCTTATTTTAG GGCCATGTTCATGAGTGGACTAAGTGAAAGCAAACAAACCCATGTACACCTGAGGAATGTTGATGCGGCCACCTTACAGATAATAATAACTTATGCATACACGGGTAACTTGGCAATAAATGACAGCACTGTAGAACAGCTTTATGAAACAGCTTGCTTCCTGCAG gtAGAAGATGTGTTACAACGTTGTCgagaatatttaattaaaaaaataaatgcagagaACTGCGTGCGATTGCTTAGTTTTGCTGATCTCTTCAGTTGCGAGGAATTAAAACAAAGTGCTAAAAGAATGGTGGAGCACAAGTTCACTGCTGTGTATCACCAGGAAGCTTTCCTGCAGCTGTCCCATGACCTACTGGTAGACATTCTCAGTAGTGACAATTTAAATGTagaaaaggaagagacagttCGTGAAGCGGCTATGCTGTGGCTAGAGTACAACACAGAGTCACGATCACAGTATTTGTCTTCAGTTCTTAGCCAAATCAGAATTGATGCACTTTCAGAAGTAACACAAAGAGCTTGGTTTCAAGGTCTGCCACCCAATGATAAGTCTGTGGTGGTTCAAGGTCTATATAAGTCCATGCCCAAGTTTTTCAAACCAAGACTTGGCATGACTAAAGAGGAGATGATGATTTTCATTGAAGCATCTTCAGAAAATCCTTGTAGTCTTTACTCTTCTGTCTGTTACAGTCCCCAGGCAGAAAAAGTTTACAAGCTGTGCAGCCCTCCAGCTGATTTGCATAAGGTTGGAACCGTTGTAACTCCGGATAATGACATCTATATAGCAGGAGGTCAGGTTcctctgaaaaatacaaaaacaaatcaCAGTAAAACAAGCAAACTTCAGACTGCCTTCAGAACTGTGAATTGCTTTTATTGGTTTGATGCACAGCAAAATACCTGGTTTCCAAAGACCCCAATGCTTTTTGTTCGCATAAAACCATCTTTGGTTTGCTGTGAAGGCTATATCTATGCAATTGGAGGAGATAGTGTAGGTGGAGAACTTAATCGGAGGACCGTAGAAAGATATGACACTGAGAAGGATGAGTGGACAATGGTAAGCCCCTTACCTTGTGCTTGGCAATGGAGTGCAGCAGTTGTCGTTCATGACTGCATTTATGTGATGACACTGAACCTCATGTACTGTTATTTTCCAAGGTCTGATTCATGGGTAGAAATGGCCATGAGACAGACTAGCAGGTCCTTTGCTTCAGCTGCAGCTTTTGGTGATAAAATTTTCTATATTGGAGGGTTGCATATTGCCACCAATTCTGGCATAAGACTCCCCTCTGGCACTGTAGATGGGTCTTCAGTAACTGTGGAAATTTATGATGTGAATAAAAATGAGTGGAAAATGGCAGCCAACATCCCTGCTAAAAGGTACTCTGACCCCTGTGTTAGAGCTGTTGTGATCTCtaattctctgtgtgtgtttatgCGAGAAACCCACTTAAATGAGAGAGCTAAGTATGTTACCTACCAGTATGATCTGGAACTTGACCGGTGGTCTCTGCGGCAGCATATATCTGAACGTGTGCTGTGGGACTTAGGGAGAGATTTTCGATGCACTGTGGGGAAACTTTATCCATCCTGCCTTGAAGAATCTCCATGGAAACCACCAACTTACCTTTTTTCACCTGATGGGACAGAGGAGTTTGAACTGGATGGAGAGATGGTTGCACTACCACCTGTATAA